Within Deinococcus actinosclerus, the genomic segment TGACCTTCGCCTGGGGAATGTTGACCTCGCTGATGACGCCGCTGAAGTCCGCGAACGGGCCGCCCGTGACGCGCACCATGTCGCCGGCCTTGAAGTCCACCTTGACCTTGGGGGCTTCTTCCTGCACGGGCTGGGTGGCGACGCCGACGCTGGCGAGGAGGCGCTGGACTTCCTCGTGCGACAGCGGGACGGGGCGGGTGGCGGTGCCGACGAAGCCGGTCACGCCGTTGGTGCCGCGCACGACTTCCCAGGACTCGCCCAGTTCGCCGGGCGCGTCGTCATCCTCGACGTCCATCTGCACGAAGACGTAGCCGGGGAACAGCTTGCGCGTGACCTCGACCTTCTTGCCGCCCTCTTGCAGCTCAACCGCCTTCTCTTCCGGCTGGATGACCTGGAAGATCTTGGTGCCGCGCATGCCGAGTTTCGTGGCGCGTTCCATCAGGTGCTGCTGCACGCGGTCTTCCTGACCGACGTAGGTGTGCACGGCGTACCATTCGATGCTCATGCCAGCACCAGCCTGATCAGGTTGCTGAACACCAGATCCAGCGCGTACACGATCACGGTGAGGGCCACGACGAAGATCAGCACGGCCTGCGTGCCTTCCAGCACCTGCTGGCGGGTCGGCCACGACACGCGCGCGAGTTCAGCGCGGGAATCGCGGAAGTACTGAATCAAGTTCATGCATTCACCTGCGACAGAGAAGAGGAGTGAAACGGTCCGGCCGCGCGGCCCCCGGACTGCCGGAGGGCCGCCACAGGATCAGACCTTCTTCTCTTTGAAGACCACGTGCTTCTTGGCGACGGGGTCGTACTTGCGCAGTTCCATCTTCGCCTGGGTGTTGCGGCGGTTCTTGGTGGTCGTGTAGTAGAAGCCGGTGCCGGCGCTGCTTTCCATTTTCACGATGATGCGGGGGCCGTCTTTCGCCATGAGATGCTCCTTCGCAGAGGGGCCGCGCGGCCACGGTGGGCTCGCTTGGCGTGATCTGCTCCCAGCCACCCCGGGCCTTCCCGGAGAGATCCTCACCCGCACGGTGGCGGGGTCGGACACGCTGGTAAAAGCCCGCCTTCTGGCGGGCAACATTCGAATTATAGGGAGTCCGGGGGCAGGTGTCCACTGTGCCCAGCACACCTGTCGGAAAAATGCCGATGCCAAGCCGGTTTTCTGCGCCGCTGCCCAGCAGGGAGGCGGGCGTCCCCCGGGAGCTGGCTGGTGGGGGGAGGCAAGAAAAAGGGGAGGCCCGCAGGCCTCCCCCTTCTCGCGTCAGCGGGTCTTCGATTACTCGATGACCTTGGCGACGACGCCGGCGCCGACG encodes:
- the nusG gene encoding transcription termination/antitermination protein NusG codes for the protein MSIEWYAVHTYVGQEDRVQQHLMERATKLGMRGTKIFQVIQPEEKAVELQEGGKKVEVTRKLFPGYVFVQMDVEDDDAPGELGESWEVVRGTNGVTGFVGTATRPVPLSHEEVQRLLASVGVATQPVQEEAPKVKVDFKAGDMVRVTGGPFADFSGVISEVNIPQAKVKVLVSIFGRETPVELDFSQVAK
- the secE gene encoding preprotein translocase subunit SecE, which translates into the protein MNLIQYFRDSRAELARVSWPTRQQVLEGTQAVLIFVVALTVIVYALDLVFSNLIRLVLA
- the rpmG gene encoding 50S ribosomal protein L33, coding for MAKDGPRIIVKMESSAGTGFYYTTTKNRRNTQAKMELRKYDPVAKKHVVFKEKKV